A part of Anaerobranca gottschalkii DSM 13577 genomic DNA contains:
- a CDS encoding polyribonucleotide nucleotidyltransferase, which produces MEHKRFTYNFVGKDFTVDIGKFSKQAGGSAMIFYGETTILVNATAAKEAKEGVDFFPLTVDYEERLYAVGKIPGGFIKREGRPSEKAILAARLVDRPIRPLFPEGFRNAVHVVCTVMSVDQENLPEIAAINGASLALCISDIPFNGPVGAVLVGKVGDQLIVNPSLEQREKSDLHLVVAGTKDAIMMVEAGANEVSEDVIIDALMLAHEEIKKIVEFQEEIVAQVGKEKMEVQLYKVDEELDKIVREMATEPLKQAIKTFDKQEREDNIAKVKLEVMEKLIEEYPEQTKDIAEILYNIVKEEVRRDIVENDSRPDGRKPDEIRPISCEVGILPRTHGSGLFTRGQTQVLSVCTLGPLGDVQILDGIGLEESKRYIHHYNFPPYSVGEPGFMRGPGRREIGHGALAERALEPLIPSEEEFPYTIRLVSEVLESNGSTSMGSVCASTLSLMDAGVPLKKPVSGVAMGLVHHEGKYKILTDIQGMEDFLGDMDFKVAGTKDGITALQMDIKLQGINKEILAEAIQKGKQGYLYILDKMLAVISEPRKQLSPYAPKIISYQINPDKIRDVIGPGGKIINKIIDQTGVKIDIEPDGKIFIATVDMEQGEKALQMIKDITAEVVVGENYFAKITRIEKFGAFAEVIPGKEGLIHISQLDIDRVAKAEDVVKVGDIVEVKCTEIDEKGRVNLSRKAVLKEREGEQK; this is translated from the coding sequence TTGGAACATAAAAGATTTACTTATAATTTTGTAGGAAAAGATTTTACTGTTGATATAGGTAAGTTCTCAAAACAAGCTGGTGGTTCTGCCATGATTTTCTATGGAGAAACAACAATTTTAGTAAATGCCACTGCAGCTAAAGAAGCCAAAGAAGGAGTAGATTTTTTCCCACTTACTGTTGATTATGAAGAAAGGTTGTATGCAGTAGGTAAAATACCTGGTGGCTTCATAAAAAGAGAAGGTAGACCTTCTGAAAAAGCAATTTTAGCTGCCCGTTTAGTTGATCGCCCAATAAGACCATTATTTCCAGAGGGTTTTAGAAATGCTGTCCATGTGGTTTGTACAGTAATGTCAGTAGACCAAGAAAACTTGCCGGAAATAGCTGCTATCAATGGAGCATCATTAGCATTATGTATATCTGATATTCCCTTTAATGGTCCTGTAGGTGCAGTTTTAGTAGGGAAAGTTGGAGATCAATTAATTGTTAATCCTTCTTTGGAGCAAAGGGAAAAAAGTGATTTACATTTAGTTGTAGCAGGTACAAAAGATGCAATTATGATGGTAGAAGCAGGAGCTAATGAAGTTAGTGAAGATGTCATTATTGATGCTTTAATGTTAGCCCATGAAGAAATAAAGAAAATAGTAGAGTTCCAAGAAGAAATTGTCGCTCAAGTGGGCAAAGAAAAAATGGAAGTCCAATTATATAAAGTAGATGAAGAATTAGATAAAATAGTGAGGGAAATGGCTACCGAACCTCTAAAACAGGCTATTAAAACCTTTGATAAACAGGAACGGGAAGATAATATTGCTAAAGTTAAATTAGAGGTTATGGAAAAACTTATCGAAGAGTATCCTGAACAGACAAAGGATATAGCAGAAATTCTCTATAATATAGTTAAAGAAGAAGTAAGAAGAGATATTGTCGAAAACGATAGTAGACCTGATGGAAGAAAACCAGATGAAATTAGGCCAATTTCTTGCGAGGTAGGTATTTTACCAAGGACCCATGGATCAGGTTTATTTACTAGGGGTCAAACTCAAGTTTTAAGTGTTTGTACTTTAGGTCCTTTAGGTGATGTTCAAATTTTAGACGGTATTGGTTTAGAAGAATCAAAAAGGTATATCCACCATTATAATTTTCCACCATATAGTGTTGGTGAACCTGGCTTTATGAGAGGTCCTGGTAGAAGGGAAATAGGACATGGTGCTTTAGCAGAAAGGGCTTTAGAACCTTTAATTCCATCAGAAGAAGAATTTCCGTACACCATAAGACTTGTTTCAGAAGTTTTAGAATCAAATGGTTCTACTTCTATGGGAAGTGTTTGTGCTAGTACTTTATCACTTATGGATGCTGGAGTTCCTTTGAAAAAACCTGTCTCTGGTGTTGCCATGGGACTAGTTCACCATGAAGGTAAGTATAAGATATTAACTGATATCCAAGGTATGGAAGACTTTTTAGGTGATATGGACTTTAAAGTGGCTGGAACGAAAGATGGAATAACAGCATTGCAGATGGATATAAAGCTTCAAGGTATTAATAAAGAAATATTAGCAGAAGCTATCCAAAAAGGTAAACAGGGTTATCTGTATATTTTAGATAAAATGCTGGCAGTAATTTCAGAGCCGAGAAAACAACTTTCGCCATATGCACCTAAGATTATCTCTTATCAAATAAATCCTGATAAAATTAGGGATGTTATTGGTCCAGGTGGTAAGATAATTAACAAAATTATTGATCAAACTGGTGTAAAAATTGATATTGAGCCTGATGGAAAAATCTTTATTGCAACTGTAGATATGGAACAAGGAGAAAAAGCATTACAGATGATTAAAGATATCACTGCAGAAGTGGTAGTAGGGGAAAATTACTTTGCTAAAATTACTAGAATTGAAAAGTTCGGTGCTTTTGCCGAAGTAATTCCTGGTAAAGAAGGGTTAATCCATATTTCCCAGTTAGATATCGATAGGGTAGCAAAGGCTGAAGATGTAGTAAAAGTTGGGGATATAGTTGAAGTTAAGTGTACTGAAATTGATGAAAAGGGTAGAGTTAATCTCTCGAGAAAAGCAGTTCTAAAAGAGCGAGAAGGAGAGCAAAAATAG
- a CDS encoding polysaccharide deacetylase family protein, which yields MSVYIKSITLARLLTSLLLLITSISLVIFVSYQIHNSITTVKSNVTMGTINFGGLKKDDVEKYLNSIAHEFYNEPQNAYIDPETKSLIPHLNGTVLNIEETKNKIVKAKKGQLVVPVIDIIKPEKTISDFGNIPIYQGHPIKKQVALVINVSWGNEFNNYLREMLDILEDNEVKGNFFLVGKWAEKYPDLVLEIYQKGHQFGNHGYSDPYMSKLTPEAISEEIQKTNAIIFNITGYKPKYFSPPYGEKEEKIFTQSFKDNMINVLWSLDTIDWMRPGPEKMAQRVLSKLHNGAIILMHNTEQTPEGLKLIIKGIKEQGYEIVTIDELLCPDFFAKKLQKKIDLDFLEN from the coding sequence ATGTCTGTATACATAAAATCAATTACTTTAGCTAGACTATTAACTTCACTATTATTATTAATAACTAGCATAAGTTTAGTTATTTTTGTAAGTTATCAAATCCATAATTCTATTACCACCGTTAAATCAAATGTTACAATGGGAACTATTAATTTTGGTGGATTAAAAAAGGATGATGTGGAAAAATATTTAAATTCCATTGCCCATGAATTCTATAATGAACCGCAAAATGCCTATATTGATCCAGAAACAAAAAGTTTGATACCCCATTTAAATGGTACAGTTTTAAACATTGAAGAGACAAAGAATAAAATTGTTAAGGCTAAAAAAGGGCAATTAGTAGTGCCAGTAATAGATATAATTAAACCAGAAAAAACAATTTCTGATTTTGGCAATATACCAATATATCAAGGTCATCCCATAAAAAAACAAGTGGCGTTAGTAATTAATGTATCATGGGGTAATGAGTTTAATAATTATCTAAGGGAAATGTTAGATATATTAGAGGATAACGAAGTAAAAGGTAATTTCTTTTTAGTAGGTAAATGGGCTGAAAAATATCCTGATTTAGTATTAGAGATTTATCAAAAAGGTCATCAGTTTGGAAATCATGGTTACTCTGATCCTTACATGAGTAAATTAACCCCAGAAGCTATAAGTGAAGAGATTCAAAAAACTAATGCAATTATCTTTAATATTACAGGGTATAAACCTAAATATTTTAGTCCACCTTATGGTGAAAAAGAAGAAAAAATATTTACACAAAGTTTTAAAGATAATATGATAAATGTCTTGTGGAGTTTAGATACAATAGATTGGATGAGACCAGGTCCGGAAAAAATGGCTCAAAGGGTACTAAGTAAATTACATAATGGAGCTATAATTTTAATGCATAATACTGAACAAACACCAGAGGGGTTAAAACTGATTATAAAAGGTATAAAAGAACAAGGGTATGAAATAGTCACCATTGATGAATTATTATGTCCTGACTTCTTTGCCAAGAAATTACAGAAAAAAATTGATCTAGATTTTCTGGAAAATTAA
- the rpsO gene encoding 30S ribosomal protein S15, with amino-acid sequence MMSINKQSIIEKFKKHEGDTGSPEVQIAILTERINHLNEHFKVHKKDHHSRRGLLKMVGQRRKLLNYLKNKDIDRYRTLIDELNLRR; translated from the coding sequence ATGATGTCTATCAATAAGCAATCAATTATTGAAAAGTTCAAAAAACATGAAGGAGATACTGGTTCTCCTGAAGTTCAAATTGCTATTTTAACAGAGAGAATCAATCATCTAAATGAACATTTCAAAGTACACAAAAAAGATCACCACTCTAGACGTGGTCTTTTAAAAATGGTTGGTCAACGTCGTAAACTTTTAAATTACTTAAAAAATAAAGATATTGACCGTTACAGAACTCTTATCGATGAACTAAACTTAAGAAGATAA